Below is a genomic region from Trichomycterus rosablanca isolate fTriRos1 chromosome 15, fTriRos1.hap1, whole genome shotgun sequence.
tgtaatacacatggaacaaaaataataataatgctaataacaataagcaaaatgaacgaaatattcaataatatattttttaaaaaggtatataCTTTAAATGCGATTGTAAGCTGTGTtctaaaagcacaaagaaacaaaagaaagtATTATAAATCCCGCCAACAGCATAGAGGATATTCTGTGTTTTTTGAAACGAGGTAGTGGCAGAACGCCGACCAGTAAGAGACATTTGACGTAAGCACGTTCGTCCAATGAGAAAAGAGGGTCATCAAGACGCCCAATGAGCGCAGAGCGGCTCTGGTACTTAAAAAGAGCGTGTTGGGCGGGTTAACATATTCTGTCCTACAGTTGGTGAAGTGCAGAGTTCCAGACGCGATGGCAAGAACCAAGCAGACCGCTCGTAAATCCACCGGTGGTAAGGCGCCGAGGAAGCAGCTCGCCACTAAGGCTGCCCGCAAGAGCGCACCGGCTACTGGCGGTGTGAAGAAACCTCACCGTTACAGGCCAGGTACCGTGGCTCTGCGTGAAATCCGCCGTTATCAGAAGTCCACTGAGCTGCTCATCCGCAAGCTGCCCTTCCAGCGCCTGGTTAGAGAGATCGCTCAGGACTTTAAGACCGATCTGCGCTTCCAGAGTTCTGCCGTCATGGCTCTGCAGGAGGCCAGTGAGGCTTACCTGGTCGGCCTGTTCGAGGACACCAACCTGTGCGCCATCCATGCCAAGAGGGTGACCATCATGCCTAAGGACATCCAGCTGGCCCGCCGTATTCGCGGAGAGCGTGCTTAAACGAACCCACTCCATCCAGTTATCcccaaaggctcttttaagagccacttacatgcttccactgaaatgggcatttttcataacttttttatttataaatattaggaaaaactggttgtgtttttgtgtgtgtgtgaagatgTACTTTACATGTTCTTACAACAATTATAAACACGGTTACATAAGTACAGCTGATTAAAGATTGGCAGGTGGTGTCTTATAAcacatgattaataatgtttatagtggTGTATGTTTATGGGGTTCTATAAAGCACTGAGTTAGTAAGAGTAATATAGTAGTTATGAGTAGTAGAGTAACAAcaaaaacatgacggtaaagaAGAGGGAGCCATAAATTGCAGCGGTGGTTAAAATATTACGCtgctaatgcaaaaaaaaaaaagattaataatcagtaattattattcagaataatatatcaataataaaatactattctacactgttagcccggaatttatatttaatcaaacatttgtagtacaacatacataaattatttaagtttttttgctctactctaaaatgcagagtacattgtactaatttgagtacacatttaaatgtgctaaaagatttaagtttactaaacaaaaaaaaaatacttttctatcagattaacttaaaaaagttaagttaaggtaataaaacagaaaaaccatttacgtgtaagtccgccttttttcagctcgctgttggtgaatcaggcagccatttgttttaacttttgaaacctgttgttgcaaattactttttacttttcatttaaggctttttgcaaaagtaaacttgacttcctgaaatgtcttttgtgaagtggaacctttgttaaactaagtggacaaacattttcttcctcattatgctatttttgagtagcatgtacaccagtctgatggggctttttcatcttccgtctaattttggtaagtgttgtacttaacaattttgtttaaaataaatgatcttaatgttgacactaaataaataatcaaacagcgctgctttatttgccgtatttaggctacatgctagcatgttagcatgctagccttcatacgaagcaaagagtgtgctggcttgctttatttaatccttaaattaatgctattaatgttgattttaatacttctgtttcttgtttctttgtgttgttttacaggttcatggttactgtaaagagctgtttgtgtttcatcagaactttatatacagtttgtacagttgttaagatgttttcttgacatgttgtattttaagtaaatacttctgaagtgaaataaagaaaaataattgtataattgtgtctgtttctctataaacatttgtaattcatatttaaaatgtaattaacatgaaaactaagaagaaatcaatagttttttccattgagctcaagataataagtagaattattgggaaaagcagttggtataacaaaaaaaaagaaagtttaatcaacttgcctttcaggtgtaataacttaatgttttaagttatgctaactcaagttttcattatacattacttaacttttttagggcaaccggtttcctgaaattttttaagtagattgaacttatccgggcttacagtgtaggtACTCAACACAGGGTAATTAGAGAAATTTTAGAACAgacatactgtaaaatatttagtgtaaataatcataattactcataataatgattttatttctattatagttgtaataatagtattattggtgatggtagtagtagtagtaactgtaattataatgttatggagaaCCAATAGACGGTTAGTGGATCGTTTCTTCCATCTTGTGGCCAAAATGTGAAAACACGaactaaatctgtgtgtgttttcttttatgtatgtatattcttatgtatttttatgtaatacacagtctgtattttacacagagatggtattaactgattgtagtgtaatctacagtatggctgtacattggtagaatgtaaacacgctggatgaaggcataaggaatgagcagaatattgaatgttaaccataagactggttattgtaataatggtaataaaacaaccgtattcacaatgatgccttttctaatttggtatttcatgtgtttcagccgccactgtgtgtgtgtaactttaACCTTTGCCCTCTGAGTCCTGCAGCACCGACTCCCATTTCTGACGGGTTTTTGTCgccgtttgcaggttctccggcTGGCACTCACACTCAGGCTGGAACTCATTGTTCTCGCTACCTGATCTGAAGGCATGAGGACCCAGGTGTGGTTCGTCATCTCCAGATGTGCCTCGTGTACCTAGGCAGCACAGATGATATCTGTTGAGCTCAATTTAAGCCCAACCTCCTTCGAACCCAAACTTCGATAACCCCAAGTTATTTCTAACCTaaactacgataaccccaagcTGTTTCTAACTCTAATTTGGATAACCCCAAGTTATTTCTAACCCTAATTAGGATAACCCCAAGTTTTTTCTAACCTaaactacgataaccccaacatgtttctaaccctaactaataTAACCCCATGTTTCTAACTGTAACCCCAACATGTTTCT
It encodes:
- the LOC134329082 gene encoding histone H3, with protein sequence MARTKQTARKSTGGKAPRKQLATKAARKSAPATGGVKKPHRYRPGTVALREIRRYQKSTELLIRKLPFQRLVREIAQDFKTDLRFQSSAVMALQEASEAYLVGLFEDTNLCAIHAKRVTIMPKDIQLARRIRGERA